The region TGTTCACCACTTTCACCGCTTTCCCCTTTCGCTGGTAACAAGACGATAACAACAGTAGCATGATCATTGCATCTTGAGAACAGAAATTTTTGCAGGACCGCTACTTTGCCGCGTTGATTGTGGTATAGACACCTTGTGAAGGGAGAAGCAATGAGCACCTGGGATGAGCACGTTTTTGACGTGGAAGCCAACGTCGATTTCCTCGATGAACTGTCCAATCTGGAAGACGATGAAATCGTGCAGGCGATTGCCGACGCCGTCGCTTTGTCCACCAGTGGACAGGCTAGTGACGAGGAAGAAGAAAACGCCCAGGCTGCTGCCACTATCGCTGCTATCTGGGCAGGAGCGCCCTTTAGCGCCGGTGATTCCGTAGCGGATTATCCTTTCATTCGTTCCCTGGTCGGTGAAGGCGATGAAGAGCTGCGCGAGCAGGCAGCAGAAATCCTGGAGGCTGTCGAGGAAGACTATGACCTCGAGCCCTTCCTAGAAGCACTGTCTTAAAACATATA is a window of Corynebacterium camporealensis DNA encoding:
- a CDS encoding DUF4259 domain-containing protein, whose amino-acid sequence is MSTWDEHVFDVEANVDFLDELSNLEDDEIVQAIADAVALSTSGQASDEEEENAQAAATIAAIWAGAPFSAGDSVADYPFIRSLVGEGDEELREQAAEILEAVEEDYDLEPFLEALS